A genome region from Thermoanaerobacterium xylanolyticum LX-11 includes the following:
- a CDS encoding PTS sugar transporter subunit IIA, with translation MFNIFKKKFIGETIVSPFNGKLINIEDVPDPVFSGKMVGDGVAVEPKDGMVYSPVDGEVIQLFPTKHAIGIRSSGGLEILIHIGMDTVEMKGEGFESFVEEGQKVKTGDKLIVFDIDKVKENHPIISPVIITNMELVEKMKKKENGVTVEGGKTEIMKINLK, from the coding sequence ATGTTCAATATATTTAAGAAGAAGTTTATAGGCGAAACAATAGTATCACCATTTAACGGAAAACTGATAAATATTGAAGATGTTCCTGATCCAGTATTTTCAGGAAAAATGGTTGGTGATGGTGTCGCGGTTGAACCTAAAGATGGCATGGTGTACTCGCCTGTAGATGGGGAGGTAATTCAACTTTTTCCTACGAAACACGCCATAGGCATAAGATCGTCTGGTGGGCTTGAAATACTTATTCACATTGGAATGGATACAGTTGAGATGAAAGGGGAGGGCTTTGAAAGTTTTGTTGAAGAAGGGCAGAAAGTTAAAACAGGTGATAAACTTATAGTGTTTGACATTGACAAGGTAAAAGAAAATCATCCTATCATAAGCCCTGTAATCATTACTAACATGGAACTTGTAGAAAAGATGAAGAAAAAAGAGAATGGAGTCACAGTTGAAGGGGGAAAAACTGAAATAATGAAAATAAATTTAAAATGA
- the nagE gene encoding N-acetylglucosamine-specific PTS transporter subunit IIBC, with protein MKGLGNLQKLGKALMLPIAVLPAAALLLRLGAKDVFNIPFITNAGGAIFDNLPLIFAIGIAIGFAGGDGVAGLAATVGYLVLTKGATTINKDINMGVLGGILIGIIAGYLYNRYHDVKLPDFLGFFGGKRFVPIITSLAALVLAFAAGYVWPPIQNVIYALGKWIISAGAFGVFIYGVLNRLLIPVGLHHVINSLVWFVFGSFKSASGAVVTGDLNRFYAGDPTAGRFMTGFYPIMMFALPAAALAMVMAAKPKNRKAVSGIMISAALTAFLTGITEPIEFAFMFLAPVLYVVHAILTGLSLAITYLLGIRMGFGFSAGLIDYILSFGISSKPLLLLLIGIIYAVVYFVVFYFLIVKLNLPTPGRLDEDTDESNEQLSSSDIGELAQNYLALLGGAGNIVSLESCITRLRLSVKDDTVINDDELKKAGANGVIRMGKGALQVIVGTKADLIAQEMQKRMKKK; from the coding sequence ATGAAAGGATTAGGTAATTTACAAAAGCTCGGAAAAGCCTTGATGCTTCCAATAGCAGTTTTACCTGCTGCTGCATTGCTTTTAAGGCTTGGCGCAAAGGATGTATTCAACATTCCGTTTATCACAAATGCTGGTGGTGCCATATTTGACAACTTGCCACTTATCTTTGCGATAGGCATAGCAATAGGCTTCGCTGGCGGCGATGGAGTTGCTGGTCTGGCGGCTACTGTTGGATATTTGGTTTTGACGAAAGGTGCAACGACGATAAATAAAGACATAAACATGGGCGTTTTAGGCGGTATCCTTATAGGTATCATAGCTGGTTATTTGTACAATAGGTACCACGACGTAAAATTGCCCGATTTCTTAGGTTTCTTTGGAGGCAAGAGATTTGTCCCTATAATCACATCATTGGCAGCTTTGGTATTGGCTTTTGCTGCAGGTTATGTATGGCCGCCAATACAAAATGTCATATATGCTTTAGGAAAATGGATAATAAGCGCAGGAGCATTTGGCGTATTTATCTATGGAGTATTGAATAGGTTGCTTATTCCTGTTGGACTTCATCACGTGATTAATAGCCTCGTTTGGTTCGTATTTGGGTCGTTTAAATCTGCATCTGGTGCAGTTGTCACTGGTGATTTAAATAGATTTTATGCAGGAGACCCAACTGCCGGTAGATTTATGACAGGCTTCTATCCTATAATGATGTTTGCACTGCCTGCAGCAGCGCTTGCTATGGTGATGGCTGCTAAGCCAAAGAACAGAAAAGCAGTATCCGGTATTATGATTTCTGCGGCATTAACGGCTTTCCTCACAGGTATAACAGAACCGATTGAATTTGCTTTTATGTTTTTAGCGCCTGTTTTGTACGTTGTACACGCAATTTTAACAGGCTTGTCCCTGGCAATAACGTATTTGCTTGGAATAAGGATGGGCTTTGGATTCTCTGCAGGTCTTATAGACTACATCCTAAGCTTTGGAATATCATCTAAACCGCTACTTTTATTGCTGATAGGAATAATTTACGCTGTAGTTTACTTCGTTGTATTCTACTTCCTCATCGTCAAATTGAATTTGCCTACACCAGGAAGGCTTGATGAGGATACGGATGAAAGTAACGAGCAATTGTCAAGTTCTGATATAGGTGAGCTGGCGCAGAACTACTTGGCACTTTTAGGAGGGGCTGGTAACATCGTGTCTTTAGAATCCTGCATCACAAGGCTGCGCTTAAGCGTCAAAGATGACACTGTCATAAACGACGATGAACTTAAAAAAGCTGGAGCGAATGGCGTCATAAGGATGGGCAAAGGAGCACTACAGGTTATTGTTGGTACAAAAGCTGATTTAATAGCACAAGAGATGCAGAAGAGAATGAAGAAAAAATGA